The proteins below are encoded in one region of Sphingobacterium sp. R2:
- a CDS encoding ABC transporter permease, with protein MQFFRLILESCQFAFSALKDNRTRTLLSLLGVTIGIFTIIGVFSAVDTLRNNIEESVKKIGSKTLYIEKWPWDGGPNFPWWKYLNRPEPTYNNYLDLKSRMTTAEYMAYMINIGNTTIKYKSNSAQGSSVNAATYENLYIQNLNIVDGRYFAESESRGGALVTVLGANIAEGLFPNDEPVGKYINMLGRKIQVIGVLKKEGNGVLINTSPDDTAFIPFELARNLVNYDNFSPSIAMVIKPNYTLAEAESEAKTLMRSIRRISPQREENFSINQTTMITGALDQLFGIINLAGFSIGIFSILVGGFGIANIMFVSVKERTHIIGIQKALGAKNFFILSQFLIESIVLCLLGGGIGLIVVYFLAFLVQAATGVAIVVSLKMVILTISLSTFIGLISGIVPALMASRLDPVEAIRSN; from the coding sequence ATGCAATTTTTTAGATTGATATTGGAGAGTTGTCAGTTTGCTTTTTCAGCATTAAAAGACAATCGTACACGCACTTTACTGTCGCTGTTGGGTGTGACCATTGGTATTTTTACGATTATTGGCGTATTCTCCGCAGTAGATACACTTCGGAATAATATTGAGGAATCAGTAAAGAAGATAGGAAGCAAGACTCTCTACATAGAAAAATGGCCTTGGGATGGAGGACCAAATTTCCCTTGGTGGAAATACTTGAATAGACCGGAACCCACGTATAATAATTATCTGGATTTAAAAAGCCGAATGACAACTGCTGAATATATGGCTTATATGATCAATATCGGCAATACGACAATAAAATATAAAAGTAATTCTGCACAGGGCTCATCGGTTAATGCCGCTACCTACGAAAACCTATATATTCAAAATTTAAATATCGTAGATGGCCGTTACTTTGCCGAAAGTGAATCTAGGGGGGGCGCCCTCGTGACTGTATTGGGAGCCAATATAGCGGAAGGACTTTTTCCTAATGATGAACCGGTTGGCAAATATATCAATATGCTAGGCCGAAAAATTCAAGTTATTGGCGTGTTAAAGAAAGAAGGAAATGGTGTATTAATCAATACCTCACCTGATGATACCGCCTTTATTCCATTTGAGCTCGCGAGGAATTTGGTCAATTATGATAATTTTTCACCAAGTATAGCGATGGTTATTAAACCGAACTATACACTGGCCGAGGCAGAGAGTGAAGCAAAGACATTAATGCGTTCAATTCGTCGTATATCTCCTCAGCGGGAGGAAAATTTTTCTATTAATCAGACAACAATGATTACAGGTGCATTGGATCAGCTCTTTGGAATAATTAATCTTGCGGGTTTTTCGATTGGTATTTTTTCAATCCTAGTCGGTGGTTTCGGTATTGCCAATATCATGTTTGTTAGCGTTAAGGAGCGTACACACATCATCGGAATTCAAAAAGCGCTGGGAGCCAAAAATTTCTTTATTCTTTCGCAGTTTTTAATAGAATCTATCGTGCTCTGCCTCTTGGGGGGAGGGATAGGTCTGATCGTTGTATATTTTTTAGCATTTCTTGTGCAGGCTGCGACTGGTGTTGCTATCGTCGTTAGTTTGAAAATGGTTATCCTGACAATTTCACTCTCTACTTTTATTGGGCTAATATCGGGCATTGTTCCTGCCTTAATGGCGTCTCGATTGGATCCCGTGGAAGCTATCCGAAGCAATTAA
- the queA gene encoding tRNA preQ1(34) S-adenosylmethionine ribosyltransferase-isomerase QueA, translating into MKLSQFKFNLPESLLASEPSENRDESRLMVLHRDSGKIEHKIFKDVLDYFDDKDVMILNNTKVFPARLYGNKEKTGATIEVFLLRELNNELRLWDVLVDPARKIRVGNKLYFGDEDLLVAEVVDNTTSRGRTIRFLFDGTDEEFRRNIEILGETPLPKYIKRKATPEDKFRYQTIYAKNEGAVAAPTAGLHFSRELMKRLELKGVDFAEVTLHVGLGTFRTVEVEDLTKHKMDSEQFIITDEAAKVVNRAIDNKRRVCAVGTTSMRAIESSVSADHHLKAASDWTSKFIYPPYDFSIANSMITNFHTPESTLLVMIAAFAGYENVMNAYEVAVKEKYRFYSYGDAMLIV; encoded by the coding sequence ATGAAGTTATCTCAATTTAAATTCAACTTACCAGAATCATTACTTGCTTCTGAACCTTCTGAAAATCGTGACGAATCGCGCTTGATGGTCCTACACAGAGATAGTGGTAAAATTGAACACAAAATTTTCAAAGATGTATTGGATTATTTCGATGACAAAGATGTCATGATTTTAAACAATACTAAAGTTTTTCCAGCGCGTCTTTATGGTAATAAAGAGAAAACTGGAGCTACGATTGAAGTTTTCTTGCTGCGTGAATTGAACAATGAGCTTCGCCTTTGGGATGTATTGGTCGATCCTGCACGCAAAATACGTGTTGGCAATAAATTATATTTCGGCGATGAAGACTTACTAGTTGCTGAAGTCGTGGATAATACAACTTCAAGGGGCCGTACGATCCGGTTTTTATTTGATGGCACCGATGAAGAGTTCCGCCGTAATATCGAGATCTTAGGTGAAACACCTTTACCTAAATACATCAAGCGTAAAGCTACACCAGAAGACAAGTTCCGCTACCAAACTATTTACGCAAAAAATGAAGGAGCTGTTGCCGCTCCTACGGCTGGACTTCATTTCTCTAGAGAATTAATGAAACGCTTAGAATTGAAAGGCGTTGATTTTGCAGAGGTTACTCTTCACGTTGGTCTTGGAACTTTTCGTACTGTTGAAGTGGAAGATTTAACTAAGCATAAAATGGACTCTGAACAGTTCATCATAACTGACGAAGCTGCAAAAGTTGTTAATAGAGCTATAGACAATAAACGTCGCGTATGTGCTGTAGGAACGACTTCTATGCGCGCAATAGAATCTTCTGTTTCTGCTGACCATCATTTAAAAGCAGCATCGGATTGGACAAGTAAGTTTATTTATCCTCCTTACGATTTCAGTATCGCTAACTCCATGATCACAAATTTCCACACACCAGAATCCACTTTGCTAGTGATGATTGCTGCGTTTGCAGGTTATGAAAATGTAATGAATGCATATGAAGTTGCTGTGAAGGAAAAATATAGATTCTATAGCTATGGCGATGCGATGTTAATCGTTTAA